In Euphorbia lathyris chromosome 10, ddEupLath1.1, whole genome shotgun sequence, a single genomic region encodes these proteins:
- the LOC136209731 gene encoding uncharacterized protein, whose translation MASSLQQWESDPLFSAAEVVQDSADRMESLFRLLLHDQNLVQGDDSDPRLLSSIEYHKRDLATIFETAKWQLEDFERAVNVSAMQDRTCSREDVIFRHRQFIRAIREQINHVKKFVDSPSMRDSMRNSELINLNEQDRDGLALFLIGGNATDHSNNHDMEDSSSILSRFLDSSSASGLKNDEIIEHGSIKLAEIKTSRNTQTVNCPSKEDNLRLGSDLKPVSPGEHGGGTWDLEADEAIPKNVFHENRAKGGRRSFFGFWTNLWTMRGSKVSNSYTKRLKDGDEQRNSPKYINASHCTQGQFMGKTSGSKFKSVEGLCSRFQGLMVFGCLATRCRKFRCHVQVDRHTMQIIFTVVFALLFLGLLVSRIT comes from the exons ATGGCATCAAGTTTGCAACAATGGGAATCGGACCCTCTGTTCTCAGCAGCCGAAGTGGTTCAGGACTCTGCTGACAG GATGGAATCGCTTTTTCGTCTCCTTTTGCATGACCAAAATCTTGTTCAAGGTGACGATTCTGACCCCAGGTTGCTCAGCTCAATTGAATATCACAAGCGTGATCTTGCAACCATATTTGAAACTGCAAAATGGCAG TTGGAAGATTTTGAAAGAGCTGTTAACGTGTCAGCTATGCAAGACAGAACCTGCAGTAGGGAAGATGTGATTTTCAGACATAGGCAGTTTATTAGAGCAATTAGAGAGCAAATAAATCATGTCAAGAAATTTGTCGATAGCCCATCTATGAGAGATTCCATGAGAAATTCTGAACTGATTAATTTAAACGAACAAGACAGGGACGGATTGGCATTATTTCTCATTGGAGGAAATGCAACTGATCATTCCAATAACCATGACATGGAAGATAGTAGTAGTATATTGAGCAGATTTCTCGATTCAAGTTCAGCATCGGGGTTAAAGAATGATGAAATTATTGAGCATGGCAGTATCAAATTGGCCGAGATAAAAACGAGCAGAAACACGCAGACAGTAAATTGCCCTTCTAAGGAAGACAATTTAAGGTTAGGCTCAGATCTGAAACCCGTCTCTCCTGGTGAGCATGGTGGTGGTACTTGGGACTTGGAAGCTGATGAAGCCATACCTAAAAATGTTTTCCATGAAAACAGAGCAAAAGGGGGCAGAAGAAGCTTCTTTGGATTCTGGACCAATCTATGGACTATGCGGGGGAGCAAAGTCTCGAATAGCTATACAAAGAGGTTAAAAGACGGAGACGAACAAAGGAATTCTCCGAAGTACATTAATGCTTCTCATTGTACTCAG GGTCAATTTATGGGAAAAACATCAGGTTCTAAATTTAAAAGCGTTGAAGGATTATGCTCTAGATTTCAAGGGCTAATGGTGTTTGGCTGCTTAGCGACAAGATGTCGAAAATTTCGCTGTCATGTTCAAGTTGATCGACACACAATGCAAATAATTTTCACAGTAGTCTTTGCATTATTATTTCTGG GTCTACTTGTTTCCAGAATTACTTAA
- the LOC136209971 gene encoding 1-(5-phosphoribosyl)-5-[(5-phosphoribosylamino)methylideneamino] imidazole-4-carboxamide isomerase, chloroplastic, with protein sequence MRTGSLRATSYTCGFNSLERNFNSRKRCKSIISFPSFDSRSSRLSIQCAVRFRPCIDIHKGKVKQIVGSTLSDSKEEGTNLVTNFESDKSAGEFADLYKEDGLMGGHVIMLGADPLSKAAAVEALHAYPGGLQVGGGINTNNCLNYIEEGASHVIVTSYVFNNGQMDLERLKDLVCVVGKQRLVLDLSCRKKEGRYAIVTDRWQKFSDVYLDEEVLEFLANYADEFLVHGVDVEGKKLGIDEELVELLGRQSPIPVTYAGGVTVMNDLERIKAAGKGRVDVTVGSALDIFGGNLPYKDVVAWHTQQEALTV encoded by the exons ATGAGAACCGGCAGCCTCCGTGCTACTTCTTACACCTGCGGTTTCAATTCACTTGAAAGGAACTTTAACTCTCGAAAGCGCTGCAAATCGATCATTTCCTTCCCTTCATTTGACTCCA gaTCTTCTCGCTTGTCTATTCAATGTGCTGTTCGCTTCCGCCCTTGCATAGATATACACAAG GGAAAAGTGAAGCAAATTGTTGGGTCTACCCTTTCTGATTCAAAGGAAGAAGGGACAAATCTTGTGACAAACTTTGAATCAGATAAGTCAGCAGGGGAGTTTGCTGATTTGTACAAAGAAGATGGGTTAATGGGAGGCCATGTGATCATGCTTGGAGCTGATCCCCTGAGCAAAGCTGCAGCTGTAGAAGCACTGCATGCTTATCCTG GTGGTCTGCAAGTTGGAGGTGGTATCAACACAAACAATTGTTTAAATTACATAGAAGAAGGAGCCAGCCATGTCATTGTAACTTCT TATGTGTTTAACAATGGTCAAATGGACCTAGAAAGGCTGAAAGATCTTGTCTGTGTTGTTGGAAAACAGAGGCTTGTGCTGGACCTTAGCTGCAGAAAAAAG GAAGGGAGATATGCAATTGTAACTGATAGATGGCAGAAGTTCAGTGATGTATATCTTGATGAGGAAGTATTAGAATTTCTTGCAAACTATGCAGATGAGTTTTTGGTACATGGAGTTGATGTCGAAGGAAAAAA gCTTGGAATTGATGAAGAACTTGTGGAATTGCTTGGCAGACAGTCACCG ATTCCGGTGACTTATGCAGGCGGTGTGACAGTAATGAATGATTTAGAGAGAATAAAGGCTGCCGGAAAAGGACGGGTGGATGTGACTGTAGGCAGTGCTCTTGATATTTTTGGCGGCAACTTACCGTACAAGGATGTTGTTGCTTGGCACACTCAGCAAGAGGCGTTGACAGTTTAA